Proteins from one bacterium genomic window:
- the era gene encoding GTPase Era, producing the protein MSTTPFRSGFVAFVGRPNVGKSTLMNKIVGQKIAIVSSKAQTTRHRIKGILNRDEAQVVFVDTPGVHKPLHLLGEQLVKAATDTLSDVDLIVFLVDGRTSAGRGDKYVADLIQQVNKPVMLVLNKLDSLKVDPEVLKSYEELGNFEGVRVISALYGKGVPQLVDELVSKMPEGMPFYTEDEVTDQTERGIAGELVREAVLRLTSEEVPHAVAVRVDEFKEREDGNAYIQATIFVERESQKGILIGEKGTKLKEIGRTARIAIEKSLDRKVYLELWVKVLPNWRKQAKSLKQLGYAVD; encoded by the coding sequence TTGTCCACTACGCCTTTTCGCTCCGGTTTCGTCGCCTTCGTCGGCCGCCCCAACGTGGGCAAGTCGACCCTCATGAACAAGATCGTCGGTCAGAAGATCGCGATCGTCTCGTCCAAGGCCCAGACCACCCGCCACCGCATCAAGGGCATCCTCAACCGGGACGAGGCCCAGGTGGTCTTCGTGGACACCCCCGGCGTCCACAAGCCCCTCCACCTGTTGGGTGAGCAGCTGGTGAAGGCTGCGACCGACACCCTCTCGGACGTGGACCTCATCGTGTTCCTCGTGGACGGCCGCACCAGCGCGGGTCGGGGCGACAAGTACGTGGCCGACCTCATCCAGCAGGTCAACAAGCCCGTCATGCTGGTCCTGAACAAGCTGGACTCGCTCAAGGTCGACCCCGAGGTCCTCAAGAGCTACGAGGAGCTCGGCAACTTCGAGGGCGTCCGCGTGATCTCGGCCCTTTACGGCAAGGGCGTGCCTCAGCTGGTCGACGAGCTGGTCTCGAAGATGCCCGAGGGCATGCCCTTCTACACCGAGGACGAGGTCACGGACCAGACCGAGCGCGGGATCGCGGGCGAGCTGGTGCGCGAGGCGGTGCTTCGCCTGACCAGCGAGGAGGTCCCCCACGCGGTGGCGGTGCGCGTCGACGAGTTCAAGGAGCGCGAGGACGGCAACGCCTACATCCAGGCGACCATCTTCGTCGAGCGCGAGAGCCAGAAGGGCATCCTCATCGGCGAGAAGGGGACGAAGCTCAAGGAGATCGGCCGGACGGCCCGCATCGCCATCGAGAAGTCGCTCGATCGCAAGGTCTACCTGGAGCTGTGGGTCAAGGTGCTGCCCAACTGGCGCAAGCAGGCCAAGAGCCTCAAGCAGCTCGGGTATGCGGTCGACTAA
- the recO gene encoding DNA repair protein RecO, with amino-acid sequence MSTYTATGITLRHYPTGEYDKILVLFTREHGLKRVIAKGARRKQSKLGGKSEPLVRAEWFLGKGKNLDVVAQCEGLHAHRALREDLDRLLSGMYLAELVEALVEDEQPNPDVFDLLASTLMVLEVAASPPLVVAWFELTLLHALGYGLELEACVLCGDALDHDGCGFSAEEGGAVCAACRAVSAARRLHYKGLELLRRLSAVELSAIAAHTLSPELLAHARSALQASLAIHAGRPLKALDLLVKP; translated from the coding sequence GTGTCTACCTACACCGCCACCGGCATCACCCTGCGCCACTACCCCACCGGGGAGTACGATAAGATCCTCGTGCTCTTCACCCGCGAGCACGGCCTCAAGCGGGTGATCGCGAAGGGTGCGCGCCGCAAGCAAAGCAAGCTCGGCGGCAAGAGCGAGCCGCTGGTGCGCGCCGAGTGGTTCCTGGGTAAGGGCAAGAACCTCGACGTGGTGGCCCAGTGCGAGGGCCTGCATGCCCACCGGGCCCTGCGCGAGGATCTCGACCGCCTCCTCTCGGGCATGTACCTGGCCGAGCTGGTGGAGGCGCTCGTCGAAGACGAGCAGCCGAACCCCGACGTCTTCGATCTGTTGGCCTCGACCCTCATGGTCCTCGAGGTGGCCGCCTCGCCCCCCCTCGTCGTCGCCTGGTTCGAGCTGACCCTGCTGCACGCCCTGGGCTACGGCCTCGAGCTCGAAGCCTGCGTACTGTGCGGCGACGCCCTCGACCACGACGGCTGCGGCTTCTCGGCCGAGGAGGGTGGAGCAGTCTGCGCGGCCTGCCGGGCCGTTTCTGCCGCTCGGCGCCTGCACTACAAGGGCCTTGAGCTGTTGCGCCGGCTCTCGGCGGTGGAGCTTTCGGCGATCGCCGCCCACACCCTCAGCCCGGAGCTGCTCGCTCATGCCCGCTCGGCCCTGCAAGCCTCCCTTGCCATTCACGCCGGGCGCCCGTTGAAGGCGCTGGACTTGCTCGTCAAGCCCTAA